Proteins from one Pseudarthrobacter sp. BIM B-2242 genomic window:
- the rapZ gene encoding RNase adapter RapZ: MAESTAESGTGQDGMTPIKPLEAELLVVTGMSGAGRSTAADALEDHGWYVVENLPPQMLGTLAELVSHAPQSIPRLAVVMDVRSKGLFADMRATLGALAASGVTFRVLFLDANDDVLVRRFEQGRRPHPLQEGGRILDGIAAEREVLKELRESSDVVLDTSDYNVHGLATAITELFTETGPVALRLNVMSFGFKYGLPVDSNYVADVRFIPNPHWVPQLRPHTGLDKDVSDYVLEAEGVKNFVDRYVLALEPVLDGYRRENKHYATIAVGCTGGKHRSVAVAVELSKKLAQYPRVTVTTTHRDLGRE, from the coding sequence ATGGCAGAATCAACGGCGGAGTCCGGGACGGGGCAGGACGGCATGACGCCGATCAAGCCCCTTGAAGCGGAGCTGCTGGTGGTCACGGGTATGTCGGGCGCCGGGCGCAGCACAGCCGCGGACGCGCTGGAGGACCATGGCTGGTACGTCGTGGAGAACCTTCCGCCGCAGATGCTTGGAACCCTCGCCGAGCTGGTGTCGCATGCCCCGCAGTCCATTCCCCGGCTCGCCGTCGTGATGGACGTCCGCAGCAAAGGCCTCTTCGCGGACATGCGGGCCACCCTTGGCGCCCTGGCAGCCAGCGGCGTCACCTTCCGTGTGCTGTTCCTGGACGCCAACGACGACGTCCTGGTCCGCCGCTTCGAGCAGGGCCGCAGGCCGCACCCCCTTCAGGAAGGCGGGCGGATCCTCGATGGCATAGCAGCCGAGCGGGAGGTGCTGAAGGAGCTCCGGGAGAGCTCCGACGTCGTACTGGACACCTCTGACTACAACGTCCACGGCCTGGCGACGGCAATCACGGAACTCTTCACCGAGACCGGACCCGTGGCGCTCCGGCTCAACGTCATGAGCTTCGGCTTTAAATACGGACTTCCCGTTGACTCCAACTACGTCGCCGACGTCCGGTTCATCCCCAACCCGCACTGGGTCCCGCAGCTGCGTCCGCACACGGGGCTGGACAAGGACGTCAGCGATTACGTCCTCGAAGCTGAAGGCGTGAAGAATTTCGTGGACCGCTACGTGCTGGCGCTGGAGCCTGTCCTGGACGGATACCGTCGGGAAAACAAGCACTACGCCACCATCGCCGTGGGATGCACCGGCGGCAAACACCGCTCGGTAGCGGTCGCCGTCGAGCTCTCCAAGAAACTGGCGCAGTATCCCCGCGTGACTGTCACCACAACACACCGGGATCTGGGCCGCGAGTAA
- the yvcK gene encoding uridine diphosphate-N-acetylglucosamine-binding protein YvcK has translation MGMLTGPLPLVPLTSGTAGGQQDKGPNVVALGGGHGLSASLSALRLLTTELTAIVTVADDGGSSGRLREEYGVLPPGDLRMALSALCDDTDWGRTWRDVMQHRFRPVNGRGGSLDDHATGNLLIVTLWELLGDAVAGLKWAGALLGARGQVLPMSTIPLTIEGDIRVTAPGGESVLQTVRGQARCAVAGHLEQVRLLPEQAPACTEALTAIELADWIILGPGSWYTSVLPHLLLPEMRAALSATAAKRCLTMNLVTDTKETTGMSAADHLHALRRYAPDFSVDVVLADPASVPDRQEFEKAAEMIGAEVVLGKVGASGRRPVHDPLRLAAAYHDIFGNS, from the coding sequence ATGGGGATGCTTACCGGGCCGCTGCCGTTGGTACCGCTGACCAGCGGAACGGCAGGCGGCCAGCAGGACAAGGGCCCCAACGTCGTAGCACTCGGTGGCGGCCACGGCCTGTCGGCATCACTGTCGGCCCTGCGGCTGCTCACCACAGAGCTGACCGCCATCGTCACAGTGGCGGACGACGGCGGGTCATCCGGGCGGCTGCGGGAAGAGTACGGCGTCCTCCCGCCCGGAGACCTCCGCATGGCGCTCTCCGCCCTGTGCGACGACACGGACTGGGGCCGGACCTGGCGTGACGTTATGCAGCACCGTTTCCGGCCGGTCAACGGCCGGGGCGGTTCCCTGGATGACCACGCCACGGGCAACCTGCTCATCGTCACCCTCTGGGAACTGCTCGGCGACGCCGTCGCCGGGCTCAAGTGGGCCGGTGCCCTGCTGGGGGCGCGGGGACAGGTGCTGCCCATGTCCACCATCCCGCTCACCATCGAAGGTGATATCCGCGTCACCGCACCCGGCGGGGAATCCGTTCTCCAGACGGTGCGCGGACAGGCGCGCTGCGCGGTGGCAGGCCACCTCGAACAGGTCAGGCTCTTGCCCGAACAGGCACCCGCGTGCACCGAAGCGCTGACGGCCATCGAACTGGCCGACTGGATTATCCTGGGGCCGGGATCGTGGTACACGTCCGTGCTCCCGCACCTGTTGCTCCCGGAAATGCGTGCCGCCCTCAGCGCAACGGCCGCCAAACGCTGCCTCACCATGAACCTGGTCACTGACACAAAGGAAACCACGGGCATGTCGGCCGCCGACCACCTGCACGCCCTGCGCCGCTACGCGCCCGACTTCAGTGTCGACGTCGTCCTGGCCGATCCTGCATCGGTACCGGACCGGCAGGAATTCGAGAAAGCTGCGGAGATGATCGGCGCCGAGGTTGTCTTGGGTAAAGTGGGGGCGTCGGGCCGCCGACCCGTCCATGACCCTTTGCGTCTGGCAGCGGCGTACCACGACATTTTTGGGAACAGTTAG
- the whiA gene encoding DNA-binding protein WhiA yields MALTSSVKEELSRLDIKKSSVRKAEVSTMLRFAGGLHIISGRIVIEAEVDLASTARRLRAAIAEVYGHQSEIIVVSGGGLRRGSRYVVRVVRDGESLARQTGLLDGRGRPVRGLPSAVVNGSAADAEAVWRGAFLAHGSLTEPGRSSSMEVTCPGPESALALVGAARRLGIQAKAREVRGVDRVVIRDGDTIAALLTRMGAHDALMVWEERRMRKEVRATANRLANFDDANLRRSAQAAVAAGARVDRALEILGDDVPDHLKYAGELRVAHKQASLDELGRLADPVMTKDAIAGRIRRLLAMADKRAIDLGIPGTDANVTPEMLDE; encoded by the coding sequence ATGGCACTGACATCATCGGTCAAGGAAGAACTGTCCCGTCTGGACATCAAAAAATCATCCGTCCGCAAAGCAGAAGTTTCCACGATGCTCCGGTTCGCCGGCGGCCTTCACATCATCTCCGGCCGGATCGTCATCGAAGCGGAAGTGGACCTCGCGTCCACGGCCCGCCGGCTGCGTGCCGCCATCGCCGAAGTGTACGGCCACCAGAGCGAAATCATCGTGGTGTCCGGCGGGGGACTGCGCCGGGGCAGCCGCTATGTTGTGCGGGTGGTCCGCGACGGCGAATCGCTGGCCCGGCAGACAGGCCTCCTGGACGGCCGCGGACGTCCGGTGCGCGGCCTGCCCTCGGCGGTTGTCAACGGGTCCGCCGCCGATGCCGAGGCCGTGTGGCGCGGTGCTTTCCTCGCCCACGGTTCCCTCACCGAGCCGGGACGCTCATCCTCCATGGAGGTCACCTGCCCCGGCCCGGAGTCCGCGCTGGCCCTGGTGGGCGCGGCACGGCGGCTGGGTATCCAGGCCAAGGCCCGCGAAGTCAGGGGAGTGGACCGGGTGGTCATCCGCGACGGCGACACCATCGCTGCGCTCCTGACCCGGATGGGCGCCCATGACGCCCTGATGGTCTGGGAGGAGCGCCGGATGCGCAAGGAGGTCCGTGCCACCGCCAACCGGCTGGCCAACTTCGATGACGCCAACCTGCGGCGCTCTGCGCAGGCCGCAGTGGCTGCCGGCGCCAGGGTGGACCGCGCCCTGGAAATCCTGGGCGACGACGTCCCCGACCACCTTAAATACGCCGGCGAACTCCGGGTGGCCCACAAACAGGCCAGCCTGGACGAGTTGGGCCGCCTGGCCGATCCCGTGATGACCAAGGATGCCATTGCCGGCCGCATCCGCCGGCTGCTGGCCATGGCAGACAAAAGGGCCATTGACCTCGGCATCCCCGGCACGGATGCCAATGTGACGCCTGAAATGCTGGACGAGTAA
- a CDS encoding superoxide dismutase, with amino-acid sequence MTEYVLPELDYDYAALEPHISARIMELHHSKHHATYVAGANNALKQLAEARDKGDFANINRLSKDLAFHTGGHVNHSVFWKNLSPDGGDKPEGELAAAIDDAFGSFDAFRAQFSAAALGLQGSGWGFLAYEPIGGNLVIEQLYDQQGNVALGTTPLLMLDMWEHAFYLDYVNVKADYVKAFWNIVNWADVAKRFDAARSNATGLITLP; translated from the coding sequence GTGACCGAGTACGTACTGCCCGAACTTGACTACGACTACGCCGCGCTTGAGCCGCACATTTCGGCGCGCATCATGGAGCTGCACCACAGCAAGCACCATGCAACCTACGTTGCGGGCGCCAACAACGCGCTGAAGCAGCTGGCCGAAGCACGCGACAAGGGTGACTTCGCCAACATCAACCGGCTGTCCAAGGACCTCGCGTTCCACACCGGCGGCCACGTCAACCACTCGGTGTTCTGGAAGAACCTGTCCCCGGACGGCGGCGACAAGCCCGAGGGTGAGCTGGCCGCGGCCATCGATGACGCTTTTGGCTCCTTTGACGCCTTCCGTGCCCAGTTCTCCGCGGCCGCCCTCGGCCTGCAGGGATCGGGCTGGGGCTTCCTGGCCTACGAGCCGATCGGCGGCAACCTGGTCATCGAGCAGCTCTACGATCAGCAGGGCAACGTAGCACTGGGCACCACCCCGCTGCTCATGCTCGACATGTGGGAGCACGCGTTCTACCTGGACTACGTCAACGTCAAGGCTGACTACGTCAAGGCATTCTGGAACATCGTGAACTGGGCCGACGTCGCCAAGCGCTTTGACGCGGCCCGCAGCAACGCCACGGGGCTTATTACCCTCCCGTAG
- the gap gene encoding type I glyceraldehyde-3-phosphate dehydrogenase, producing the protein MTTRIGINGFGRIGRNYFRAALAQGADLEIVAVNDLTSPEALAHLLKYDSVGGRLKETVEVKDGNIVVDGNIIKVLAERDPANLPWGELGVDIVIESTGFFTKAAAAQKHIDAGAKKVLISAPASDEDITIVMGVNDGLYDNAAHNIISNASCTTNCLGPLAKVINDTFGIERGLMTTIHAYTADQNLQDGPHNDLRRARAAAINMVPTSTGAAKAIGLVLPELKGKLDGYAIRVPVPTGSATDLTVTVSRETTVEEVNAALKKAAESDEFQGILTYTDAPIVSSDIVGDPASSIFDSGLTKVIGNQVKVVSWYDNEWGYSNRLVDLTELVAAKLG; encoded by the coding sequence GTGACGACCCGTATTGGTATCAACGGCTTCGGCCGCATCGGCCGCAACTACTTCCGCGCAGCACTCGCACAGGGCGCGGACCTCGAGATCGTTGCCGTCAACGACCTCACCAGCCCTGAAGCCCTGGCCCACCTGCTCAAGTACGACTCTGTCGGCGGCCGCCTGAAGGAAACCGTTGAGGTCAAGGACGGCAACATTGTCGTCGACGGCAACATCATCAAGGTTCTCGCCGAACGCGATCCCGCCAACCTGCCCTGGGGCGAACTGGGTGTTGACATCGTTATCGAGTCCACCGGCTTCTTCACCAAGGCTGCAGCCGCCCAGAAGCACATTGATGCCGGCGCCAAGAAGGTCCTGATCTCCGCTCCGGCCTCGGACGAGGACATCACCATCGTGATGGGCGTTAACGACGGACTGTACGACAACGCAGCGCACAACATCATCTCCAACGCATCCTGCACCACCAACTGCCTCGGCCCGCTGGCCAAGGTCATCAATGACACCTTCGGCATCGAGCGTGGCCTGATGACCACCATCCACGCCTACACCGCTGACCAGAACCTGCAGGACGGCCCGCACAACGATCTTCGCCGTGCCCGCGCCGCAGCCATCAACATGGTCCCCACCTCCACCGGCGCAGCCAAGGCTATCGGCCTGGTCCTGCCGGAGCTGAAGGGCAAGCTGGACGGCTACGCCATCCGCGTCCCGGTCCCCACCGGTTCCGCCACGGACCTGACCGTCACCGTCTCCCGTGAGACCACCGTCGAGGAAGTCAACGCGGCGCTGAAGAAGGCTGCGGAGTCCGACGAATTCCAGGGCATCCTGACCTACACCGACGCCCCGATCGTGTCCTCGGACATCGTGGGTGACCCGGCGTCCTCGATCTTCGACTCGGGTTTGACCAAGGTCATCGGCAACCAGGTCAAGGTTGTTTCCTGGTATGACAACGAATGGGGCTACTCCAACCGCCTCGTGGACCTGACGGAGCTTGTCGCAGCCAAGCTGGGCTAG
- the pgk gene encoding phosphoglycerate kinase: protein MTFHTLNELIAEGVRGRYILVRSDLNVPLDGSTVTDDGRIKASLPVLTKLTDAGARVLVTAHLGRPKGAPEDKYSLKPAVARLTELAPFNVTLAGDTVGTSAKELAASLQDGQVLVLENVRFDARETSKDDAERGAFADELVALTAGNGAFVDDAFGAVHRKHASVYDVATRLPSYQGDLVHTEVEVLRKLTADTQRPYVVVLGGSKVSDKLAVIDNLIGKADTILVGGGMLFTFLAAEGHSVAGSLLEEDQIPVVKDYLKRAADAGTEFIVPTDVVVASKFAADAEHETVPADAIESSSFGAQGIGLDIGPDSAAAFADRIKGAKTVFWNGPMGVFEFEAFSGGTRAVAKALTEADAFTVVGGGDSAAAVRTLGFADDQFGHISTGGGASLEYLEGKELPGLSVLDR, encoded by the coding sequence ATGACATTCCACACCCTCAACGAACTGATCGCTGAAGGTGTCCGCGGGCGGTACATTCTGGTTCGAAGTGACCTGAATGTGCCGCTCGACGGCTCTACAGTGACTGACGACGGCCGTATCAAGGCCTCACTGCCAGTGCTGACGAAGCTCACGGACGCCGGTGCCCGCGTGCTGGTAACAGCCCACCTCGGACGCCCCAAGGGCGCTCCCGAAGACAAATACTCCCTTAAGCCAGCCGTAGCGCGCCTCACGGAGCTTGCTCCGTTCAATGTCACCCTCGCCGGTGACACGGTGGGCACTTCCGCCAAGGAACTGGCTGCCTCGCTGCAGGACGGTCAAGTACTCGTGCTGGAGAACGTGCGCTTCGACGCCCGCGAAACCAGCAAGGACGACGCCGAGCGCGGCGCCTTTGCGGACGAGCTCGTTGCCCTGACCGCAGGGAACGGCGCCTTCGTTGACGACGCTTTCGGTGCTGTTCACCGCAAGCACGCCAGCGTGTACGACGTCGCCACCCGGCTGCCGTCATACCAGGGCGACCTGGTCCACACGGAGGTGGAGGTCCTGCGGAAGCTGACTGCAGACACGCAGCGTCCCTACGTTGTGGTGCTCGGCGGCTCCAAGGTGTCCGACAAGCTCGCGGTCATCGACAACCTGATCGGTAAAGCGGACACCATCCTGGTGGGCGGCGGCATGCTCTTCACTTTCCTCGCAGCAGAAGGCCACAGCGTTGCCGGCAGCCTCCTCGAGGAAGACCAGATCCCCGTCGTCAAGGACTACCTCAAGAGGGCGGCAGATGCCGGCACGGAGTTCATCGTGCCCACCGACGTTGTGGTGGCCAGCAAGTTCGCCGCGGACGCCGAGCACGAAACGGTCCCCGCAGACGCTATCGAAAGCAGCAGCTTCGGTGCGCAGGGCATCGGCCTGGACATCGGGCCGGACTCGGCAGCCGCGTTCGCCGACCGGATCAAGGGCGCCAAGACGGTCTTCTGGAACGGGCCGATGGGTGTCTTCGAATTCGAAGCCTTCTCCGGCGGAACCCGTGCAGTGGCCAAGGCGCTGACCGAAGCTGACGCGTTCACTGTTGTGGGCGGCGGCGACTCAGCGGCAGCAGTACGGACCCTGGGCTTCGCGGACGACCAGTTCGGACACATTTCCACCGGCGGCGGCGCCAGCCTGGAATACCTTGAAGGCAAGGAACTCCCGGGACTGAGCGTCCTGGACCGCTAG
- the tpiA gene encoding triose-phosphate isomerase, whose translation MTTSTNGAFDRTPLIAGNWKMNMDHVQGITLLQKLAWTLSDAKHDYSRVEVAVFPPFTDLRGVQTLVQGDELDVAYGGQDLSQFDSGAYTGDISGQFLNKLGCRYVLVGHSERRTIHNESDEVLNAKVKAAFKHGITPVLCVGEGLEIRQAGTHVEHTLTQLRADVEGLTAEQAAELVVAYEPVWAIGTGEVAGPEDAQEMCAAIRAELATIFGDDVAAKIRLLYGGSVKANNVASILNERDVDGVLVGGASLDPAEFANIVRFESHLLTD comes from the coding sequence GTGACAACGTCAACGAACGGTGCATTTGACCGCACGCCTCTCATAGCGGGCAACTGGAAGATGAACATGGACCATGTCCAGGGCATCACCCTCCTGCAGAAACTGGCCTGGACCCTGTCCGATGCCAAGCACGACTACAGCCGTGTTGAGGTGGCAGTCTTTCCCCCCTTCACCGACCTTCGCGGTGTGCAGACCCTCGTCCAGGGAGACGAACTAGACGTCGCTTACGGTGGCCAGGACCTGTCCCAGTTCGACTCCGGCGCCTACACCGGTGACATCTCCGGCCAGTTCCTGAACAAGCTGGGCTGCCGGTACGTCCTGGTCGGCCACAGCGAACGCCGCACCATCCACAACGAATCGGATGAGGTCCTGAACGCCAAGGTCAAGGCAGCGTTCAAGCATGGGATTACCCCGGTGCTGTGCGTTGGCGAAGGCCTGGAGATCCGCCAGGCCGGGACCCATGTGGAGCACACTCTCACCCAGCTCCGCGCCGACGTCGAGGGCCTGACTGCGGAGCAGGCTGCCGAGCTTGTAGTGGCTTACGAGCCCGTCTGGGCCATCGGCACCGGCGAAGTGGCGGGCCCCGAGGACGCCCAGGAAATGTGCGCGGCCATCCGTGCCGAGCTCGCCACCATCTTCGGCGACGACGTCGCAGCGAAGATCCGCCTGCTGTACGGCGGTTCCGTGAAGGCAAACAACGTAGCGTCGATCCTGAATGAACGGGACGTTGACGGCGTGTTGGTAGGCGGGGCCAGCCTTGATCCCGCTGAGTTTGCTAATATTGTCAGGTTCGAGAGTCACCTGCTGACAGATTAG
- the secG gene encoding preprotein translocase subunit SecG, translated as MDVLHVILQILLGITSLLLTLLILLHKGRGGGLSDMFGGGMSSGLSSSGVAERNLNRFTVVLGVTWGVVIIALGLLMRFSGAGDS; from the coding sequence GTGGACGTTCTTCATGTCATTCTGCAGATTCTCCTGGGCATTACCAGCCTTCTGCTGACGCTGCTTATCCTGCTTCACAAGGGCCGGGGCGGCGGGCTGTCGGACATGTTCGGCGGCGGTATGAGCTCAGGCCTGAGCTCCTCGGGTGTGGCAGAGCGCAACCTGAACAGGTTCACCGTGGTTCTGGGCGTCACCTGGGGCGTAGTGATCATCGCACTGGGCCTGCTGATGCGGTTCAGCGGGGCGGGCGACTCCTAG
- a CDS encoding RNA polymerase-binding protein RbpA produces MVHSASAFRGTRVGVTEGAGPKNQSEATGERVPRIRVSYWCVKGHETQLVFLRLPDEQIPVSWDCRRCGSPASRDGEQAARDEPLEEGYKSHLEYVKERRSDQDAEAVLAGALEKLRAGRVLPDELLRDT; encoded by the coding sequence ATGGTACATAGCGCGTCTGCATTCCGTGGCACCCGGGTGGGTGTGACCGAAGGTGCCGGTCCCAAGAACCAGTCCGAGGCAACAGGGGAGCGCGTACCCAGGATCAGGGTGTCCTACTGGTGCGTCAAGGGCCATGAGACCCAGCTTGTTTTCCTGCGGCTGCCCGACGAACAGATTCCGGTCAGCTGGGATTGCCGGCGATGCGGGTCACCGGCGTCCCGCGACGGGGAGCAGGCCGCCCGGGATGAACCACTCGAAGAGGGCTATAAAAGCCATCTGGAGTACGTTAAAGAACGGCGCTCCGACCAGGACGCCGAGGCTGTCCTGGCCGGAGCGCTGGAAAAGCTACGCGCCGGCCGCGTCCTTCCGGACGAGCTGCTGCGGGACACGTGA
- the pgl gene encoding 6-phosphogluconolactonase translates to MSVEPRVSIHPDSSVLMAAIAARLITKLVDVQDKYGEATVVLTGGTVGIGTLKAVADSPAAPAVDWSKVNFWWGDERFVGSEDPDRNTRQAFDALLAHIPVDPARINQPASTDDFDTPEEAADDYARRLREAAAAEHAADMSDDRADEPGQVPRLDVVLLGVGPDAHVASLFPEQGGIREKELTVVGVRNSPKPPPQRISLTLPTINTAAEVWMVVAGEDKAGAVGLALAGANPVQVPAAGPRGTSRTLWLIDENAASRVPQQLVRKDAAGA, encoded by the coding sequence GTGAGCGTTGAGCCCAGAGTAAGCATCCACCCCGATTCGTCCGTCCTGATGGCTGCCATCGCAGCCCGCCTGATCACCAAGCTGGTGGACGTGCAGGACAAATACGGTGAGGCCACTGTGGTGCTGACCGGCGGAACGGTGGGTATCGGCACCCTGAAAGCCGTCGCTGACTCACCGGCAGCCCCCGCGGTCGACTGGTCGAAAGTGAACTTTTGGTGGGGAGACGAGCGGTTCGTAGGGTCGGAGGACCCGGACCGCAATACCAGGCAGGCATTCGATGCCCTCCTCGCCCACATCCCGGTTGATCCGGCAAGGATCAACCAGCCTGCTTCCACGGACGACTTCGATACTCCCGAAGAGGCCGCGGACGACTACGCCCGGCGCTTGCGGGAAGCGGCCGCAGCCGAGCACGCCGCGGATATGTCAGACGACCGGGCCGACGAGCCAGGGCAGGTCCCACGGCTGGACGTCGTGTTGCTGGGCGTTGGACCCGATGCCCACGTGGCTTCGCTGTTCCCGGAACAGGGCGGCATCCGTGAAAAGGAACTGACCGTGGTGGGGGTGCGGAACTCCCCCAAGCCCCCACCGCAGCGTATTTCCCTCACGCTGCCCACCATCAACACCGCTGCCGAGGTCTGGATGGTGGTGGCTGGCGAGGACAAGGCCGGTGCGGTGGGACTCGCCCTTGCAGGTGCGAACCCCGTGCAGGTGCCCGCCGCCGGGCCGCGCGGGACATCGCGCACACTATGGTTGATCGATGAGAATGCAGCGTCACGTGTCCCGCAGCAGCTCGTCCGGAAGGACGCGGCCGGCGCGTAG
- a CDS encoding glucose-6-phosphate dehydrogenase assembly protein OpcA, whose product MIVDLPDTTTSKISKKIMSLREQGGVIALGRVLTLVVVTRSGLEEEAIEAANEASREHPCRIIVLADAGAEAPNRLDAQIRVGGDAGASEVIVLRGYGELAHESESLVAALLLPDAPIVAWWPHGAPENACETSVGKIAHRRITDSANEPDPQKALENIRATYKAGDTDLAWTRLTNWRIQLAAVLDQTDGSPVTAVAVEGASDSPSTILLAAWLTLALDAPVTIVADPAGTGIRRVRLTRPHGDVQLFRPGTSIAELTQPGQPAQRISLPRRSLKDCLAEELRRLDPDEVFGEVITIGLPRTNLRSVRPSER is encoded by the coding sequence ATGATCGTAGACCTGCCGGACACCACCACCTCGAAGATCTCCAAGAAAATCATGTCCCTGCGCGAGCAGGGCGGCGTGATCGCCCTGGGCCGGGTCCTGACCCTGGTGGTCGTGACCCGGTCCGGGCTCGAGGAAGAAGCGATCGAGGCCGCGAACGAAGCCAGCCGGGAACACCCCTGCCGGATCATCGTGCTCGCCGACGCCGGCGCCGAGGCCCCGAACCGGCTCGACGCCCAGATCCGGGTCGGCGGGGACGCCGGCGCCTCGGAAGTGATCGTGCTGCGCGGCTACGGGGAACTCGCCCACGAAAGTGAGTCCCTGGTCGCGGCCCTGCTCCTCCCGGACGCCCCGATCGTGGCCTGGTGGCCGCACGGGGCACCGGAGAACGCCTGCGAAACCTCCGTGGGGAAGATCGCGCACCGCCGGATCACCGACTCCGCGAACGAACCCGATCCCCAAAAGGCGCTCGAGAACATCCGGGCCACCTACAAAGCCGGCGACACCGACCTCGCCTGGACCAGGCTCACGAACTGGCGGATCCAGCTCGCCGCCGTCCTGGACCAGACCGACGGGTCCCCCGTGACCGCGGTCGCCGTCGAAGGCGCCTCCGACTCCCCGTCCACGATCCTGCTCGCGGCCTGGCTGACCCTGGCCCTGGACGCACCCGTAACCATCGTCGCGGACCCCGCCGGAACCGGGATCCGCCGCGTCCGGCTCACCCGCCCCCACGGCGACGTCCAACTCTTCCGCCCCGGCACCTCCATCGCCGAACTCACCCAGCCCGGCCAGCCCGCCCAACGCATCTCCCTGCCCCGCCGCAGCCTCAAAGACTGCCTCGCCGAAGAACTCCGCCGCCTCGACCCCGACGAAGTCTTCGGAGAAGTGATTACTATTGGACTTCCACGTACCAATCTAAGGAGCGTCCGGCCCAGTGAGCGTTGA